In Thunnus thynnus chromosome 17, fThuThy2.1, whole genome shotgun sequence, the genomic window CCCCTTGCTTCCAGCCCTCCTCCATTCCTCTTGTCCACTGTCTCCCTGTCTCTTGCAGAGAGACCTGGTATCATTCTGTGGATTATCCCACAGGATTTGACATCTGGACAGCTGTGAGgcagttgagagagagagactgtagaAGAGGGGGGTGGCAGCTGACTTTAACCTGAAATTAAGTACAAGGGTGTGAAATGCAGACATCTGCTGCGGTTGTCGATGAAAACTGAGCTTCTCTGTAGTTGTAAAGCCAGATTACCAATATCTTGGACTGTTCCTGTGGTTTAGCTCAGCTCATTACTGTAGAACATGACCCTGCATTAAAACCTCTGACCTTGCTGCTACCATGCATCTCCCTGTCATTGTAAGACTGTTTAATTTCCTCAATAACTATACCTACCTAGTTATTAAtagaatcagaatcaggtttatttccaagtaggtttgcacatacaaggaatttgccttggtgttgttgTGGCgtataacagtcaaaaatatatatcaaaatgGAGTAATccttaataatatttaaaaaaaataaaaagaaaataaaaagaaaatatgtaaaatatattctaagtgagaagagctgctacCAGTTTAAATCTTAAATAGAAGAGAATGAGATGGAtgaaatgcacaaaatattgaccaggagTTAACAGTATATGCAGTTTGCAGTTAATAATAGTAATACAATTTTATGTAATACAATGTAACATGCCATGTTAGATCAAAGGTCACAGGTGTGCAAATATAAGATTACGGGGTTTTACGTTAATATAACATGTAATGTCCATGGGAAGTGTAGAGTCTGTGTCAGTGGGGGTCCCAGGCCTTGCAGATGGGAAGAAACTGTTTTTGTGGAGTGAGGTTTTGGTCTTGACAGACCTTAGCGAGGAGAATTTCAAAAAGTTTATGTCTGAGGTGGGAGAAGTCTGCCATGATCTTTGCTACAGGTCCTGGAAGGACGGCAGATTGCAGCCAATCACCTTTTCAGCACAGCGGATGATACGTGATGATGCGCTGCAGTTTGTCCTTGTCCTTGGCAGTTGCAGCAGCTTGccagatggtgatggaggaCATGAGGATGGATTCAATGATGGCAGTGTAGAAGTGCACCGTCGAAGAGCCCAATGAGGGTGGTGTCATCTGCGAACTTCAGGAGCTTGACAGACTGATGACTGGAGGTGCGGCTGTGGACGCAGCCTTGAGTAGAACCAGTGCTGGTGGTCAGGTGTGAGAGGGTGTAGTGGAGGGCCATGTTGATTGCATTGTCTACAGACCTGTTGGCCTTGTAGGCAAACTGCAGTGGGTCCAGGAGTGGGTCTGTGATGGCTCTGAGGTGGGACAGCACAAGGTGCTCAAAGGACATCATGACAACAGAGGTCAGGGTGACAGCTCTGTAGTCTTAATTTTCTGTGAACCTTGTTTTTTTGGACACAGGGATGATGGTGGAGGATTTAAAGCAGGCTTGCATGTGGCATGTCTTAATTGAGGTGTTAAAGTTGGTCAGCACAATGCTGGGGCTTTGGGGTGGCCGGCTAAGCAGCAGCCCAGCTCCCCACTGGAGTGGGGGAGCTGGAGAAGATAGCTCGAGTGAGGGGGGATGTGTTCCTGTGTTCTCATAGTACAGTCATTTAGCCTCTTCCACCGCCTTGCTAAACCTGTATTTCACCTCTTTAAATTCAACCCAGTCCTCCACACAAAAGTGGGTTGTCAAAGAACACAAGCTTAGGTAATGGAATTTGAATGTAGGGTAGAAAGCAAAACAAGCAAGTGAACTTGTTGCCCCTGTACATCATTACTCCAAACTGTGTTGTGCAAAAAACATGGTGCATCTTGAAAGGAAGGTAGATGATGGTGTTGTCCTAGAAAATGCTCataaatttatacatttttgatGAGACGCGGCATAAACAAAATGTCCCTGCTAGTATAATGAGGTAGAGATGAAGGGTAACATCCAGCAACAGCACCGACATGTTGCTATACAGTTTTTTTGCTGGAAACAAATGTCATATGATTGCAGTTCAGTTTAGGGATGTGTTTATAATCTGAAAGTAAGGTGGGAATAGTGTCAGTCTTACAATAGAAAGTGGAAATGAAGGTTAGGCACACctattttgtgtcatgtgcTTGCTTCATGTAatcctgtgtgttttattttgttgcatCCTGTAGGgcatgatttattattattattattgttattattattttgttcattgctttgttttctcACCGTTAAGTCCTTTGAGCCATGCTTTACAATGACATTTTGTTGAGAGATATGAATGACATGAAAAGCAGTGGACACAAGACTATATTAGGAATAAATAGCATGAGGGTTTGATTCTGATTCTGCAACACAGCAGATTTCTTGATCCCTTTGAACTTAGCCTGTTATTTTCCCCAGATGTGAATTATGCATGCATGTGAGAAATTATTacgtttaagtcatttttattgtttgtgttttttattgctgtctttttatgttctgtTGAAGACTAAATGCACACTGAATGTGTGACTTTGACCCCTAATTGTTTACGCATGCACATTAGCAACTCTCCACAGATGAATTAAGGagtatgaaaatattttgtagATTTCATCCATGGTCAGCAAAGCAAGACATTTTGTACACGGTCAATAAAGCCTGAGATCTGATGCTACATACcatacatttttcagtgtgcatgtgtattaatgtgtgtgtgtatatgcatgtggAGGTGCGGGCATTTCATTTCATGGGCTCGCTCGCACCGGAGTTGAAGGGtgataaaaatgttgtaaaacgAATAGTTTGTGTTGCTGAGCGTTTGTCAATAACTGCCCagtgtaaaatcagttttactCAGTTGCTGCACAAGAAATTGGATCTAGTTCATGGCTTGAATACATTTCAGTCTTGCATGCTTTCAAGATTACAGGGTGTTGTTGTTTTCCTACAGGGCACCAGTGACTTCTGTGTGTCTCCAGACAAGTTTATTGTTAACCAAACCAAGGATTTCCTCAGTGCAGGTAATTTATCGCTACAAATACCAAATGCACAGATACCAGCTCTCTGTcagtaaatgttaaaatacaaggctaatctccctccctctcttttgctctttccctttttctctcacCCTCCAGATGTTGCACACTATTATTTGTTCTGCAGTCCGAATCTACCAAACCCCTTCCAACAGGTACGACCAAAGTCTCAAATGTCTGCTTACACAAGTAGTTGTTTACTGAGAACTCACACACTAGAAAATGTATTGctattttaaaatgagtttttcCTTGTTAGATGCCAGGCAGCTAGATCATTATCGGGTCCTAATCGGGTGTTCTAAAAAATGATCCCCCAACACTAATTTAATTACTTAAAGTGATTTGATTTGAAACTTTGATCAAAGAATATTCCTTTTTGCATATGTGGGTCTCCAAAAATTAGCCGTATCTTTTACCCTGTGCATAATCTCTGCCTTGGGGTACTCTCACTAgcaacatttctgtttatttattcaattttatatCATGCATAAAGGCAGCCTCTGTACATAGGCAGCTAATGTTATGCTGATTTATTTTGGTGTTCTAAGACATCTGCCCATCACTTGTTGTGTATATGACTTTTCAAAGAAACATTTGAAGTCCTAACATGTTCCAAAGAGCCCAATTATTGAATCCTAATGCTTGAGTTTCaggtgctttttttaaatttaaagcaaatttaaaaaattgctttaaaaatgactatataaatgtacataaccttaacaaaaactgaacagagTGAGCATCACAAAACTGGAATTTAATCCAGGGCTGCAATTTGGAAACGACTTAATTTCAAGGTCAGCAAACATTGACATATAACCTtataaaaaaagcacaaaactccAGTCGTCTTTCAttgtatttcttcatttcttaCATCTTATTGTCTATTACAAACATGGTGTTGGATCTGTAAAGGCTTTGAGAGAATTTTTTGCGAGAGCCATTCGACTTGGTGTGGTAGTACAACCGTGAAGGTCTTTTTACATGACCAGATGCAccggatgatgatgatgtgttgtGCTGACTTATAAACAAATTCATGAACAGAAGGGTATAGTTCAACAACTTCCATGATCACCTAATCTATCACTGAACCCAGTGTGAAGCTCTGGGGGACATATTGTGCATTTGATGCCCACTTACAGATGAGAAGGTTTTCTTTCTTGAGGAACGCTCCGGTTTCCCACCACACACAGTTCAGCATTTGCATGGCATAATTTAAAGGAGAAACTATGCTAATTTGATCCAACTACCTCTTATGTTTATAGTGTCCCTTTTTATGAGCAGTACTGTATGCGTGTGGTATGTATTGAGCAAATTCATGGAGTCTAAATCCATGACCAATTATTATTAAAACCCACATGCTTAGTTATTGTCACAGTATCCATTTAGGGATTAAAATGATGCTTGTTAAGTAGGTACGGATAATCTTCTCTCTGATGGCCTAGTTGATAAAAAtattcctgttttgtttgtgcttgAGATTGGGTAGTGATATtgggaggagagacagtgatTGATGGGCGAGATGGTTGGTGGCAAAGGATAATCTGTCTGGAAAGAAATGTGTCCCCTGTTAAGCGCATTATAGCCTTACTTAACACCAAATTACTTGTTGACACGCTGCTCTTAAACAAAGCTTCCCTTAATATGATCCTCTCATTGTTTGTGGTGGATGTCTCTGCGTGTGTTGCTGGTTGGGTGATTATGTTTTCACAGTCTTTGACAATCTGCCAGCGTTCTCTGACCACCATGCAAATCCAGATCCAGGGTTTGATGCAATTCTCGGTGCCCCTGTTTCCCACTGCTGAGGTAAGTGGCAGGCTGACAGACTATTACACCAGACTGTGGAAAGGTGTGTATCATTCTCTCCCCTTTTATACCTTGTTATACAGAGAGACCTTTTGGGGATCCAGCGACTGTTGAACTCCACTGAGTTCAGTCTACACCAGCTAACAGCTTTGCTCGACTGCCGCGGGATACATAAGGTAAGGTCAGATTCCAACTAGGACACACTTTAATAGTTCTGCTTTGTAGCATTCATGGCACTTGTACCCCAAAGCCACTTAAAAGACCAACTGCACTGATTCTCAGTATACTGCCATGTatgatgtatgtgtatatacaccATTTCAACTGTCAGTGCACTCCATATCTGCTAGACAGGCTTTATTCACCACCCCCAGTTTTTCTGCCTTTAAAGTATAACTTTACTTTTTTCAGGTTTCACATCGTCAGAGTTTCATCTTTTACAGAGTTTTAGACTTTAAAAAATTCAATCTTGAATTAATAAATTGGGTTCACCATAAGCTAAAATAACTGATTTCTTTGTCGGGGTAATGTTAAGGCTTGTTAGGTCCGGTTTAGCCATCTGTTGGTTGCGATTAGCATTAGGAAAGCGTCCAGGAAATGTCTGTAactcaattaattgtttccaGAAGTGacgtaaaacaaataaaaattgagTCAGCATGCTCCAGCTGCTTATTGTCCATAAACTCCAGTCATCACTTTTTAACTTCAGTGTATGGTGAAATTGAGTGACATTGTCATAATATTGCAGAACCAGGAGATGAACACATAATACATTGCATTCTATCTGAAAGCAAGACTGTTGTTTGTGAAAGGTAATATTTTTTACTGGACACTGACAATAATTGATTTTACTATActgtgtatctctgtgtgtctgtctgtaggaCTACCTGGATGCCCTAATGGGTGTGTGCTATGATGGGGTGGAAGGGCTCCTCTAcctctctttgttttctctgctggCTGCCTGCGCACTCTCTGCCATGTTGTGTGCGATTTTCCGAGTATGGACAATAATGGGCAGCAGGTCAGCACCAAGCAACCCCCTTATCCCATAATATACTACCCGCAAAGCTCTCCTGCAAAGTGTTAACGGatgcactctctctctttccggatttgtctgcatgtgtgtgtgtgcggatgTACAACTTTCATCCAGGGATAAAGAGTATGATGACATAGATGAAGAGGACCCGTTCAACCCCCAGGCGCGACGGATATCCTACAACCCCAGAAGGTCCAACATCCACAGTTTCTGTAGCTATACCAGCAGCCTCGGCAGCCAGGCCAGCCTTCATCCACCTCCACAATCTGCTTCTAATGTCATGCCGCCTCCTGAATACATGTAAGATCAGTAGATGATGACAGTATATTAGTATATGTGTGTTAAATCTCTCACtatctttctttccctctctgtgatAGGAATCAGTCCATGCTGTTTGGAGGGAGCCCTCGATATGAGAACGTGCCACTGATAGGAAGAGGATCCCCACCTCCCTCGGTGCGTTGGCCTTATGAGGCCCTAGTGTCCCTAGTGTGATGACGATGACGGCACTACTGACCTCAACACTGCTACAACACTAACAGGAAGCATGCATATTAGCACAATATACATAGCAATGCATATACACTGTGCACAACCTCACATTGTCACAACCTAGTGAGGGGCTTTGCAAGTGAGGGAAGACTGCTCTCTGCTGGCCATTGATTAAAGTGCATTCATCTGTAGTCGAATGCCATCTATATTCATGCAGACACTCTTACTACAAGCTCTAAGCATATGCTCATATCCTCTTCAGAATGGCCTTGGATTGTATTTCTGGTTGTTACAAATGAATGGTCAAGGCTAATTCATACATTTACGTATGTGTAAAATAACCCTGGTTTGGTGTTTGATAAAGACCGCATTGCTGCCTGCTGATGCTCACAGCAGGTGTCTAGTTTTAATGGTAGAGCTCAGCTCATACTCTAAAAGTGTGTGGTGTGTCTGGAGTTAAATAATAGATAACACAGATAAATCCACAGTTAAAGTTTCTCTTAagcaaaggttttttttgtttttttttctattgagttttctgtttgcttgGCTGACTCAGTGCTTGGACTGCATTCACAGCGTACCAATGAATTAGCACTTCTTTTAAGGCAGAGTTAGAGAATGTGGACCAttatttaagatttaagattGCCTCTAGTTATGTATTATCTACAGAATGTGGTTTTGTGTGCTTAACAGATATGTCTAAATCTttggaaaatatatttgcaGTAAATTAGCAACACTGCAGTGTGTGGATCTATTGAAAGAGCTATATAATTTCTGCttcgttttgttttgtttttgtcaaactagTTTTGTTGCATTCTACTTATGCTTTCATGTGAGCAGTTGAACAAAAGTATATCACTGCTGAATATTAACCAGTGCTTTGTGACTAaccttttttcttatttttgttctttaactcagacttttaaaaaccgtaagttttctgttgtttgattTCATTTCCATTCCACTCTCCGAAACACACTGCAGGCTTATTTAATATAGCTTGCCATGCAAAATGTTTGATCCTACTGTATAATGCAAAGCCTAAATACATCCTAAAAGCTCTGTACCCACCCCGGGTTGCTGTTCCACAGTtatgtgacctttgaccttctggCACTGTCCACAGAGTGTTTCATGTGAGTGTAACTTATTCTGTGACCCCTGAGTCATGCCCTCTGTCTGCTCTTCACTTGCACTTTAACTCCCTAAACTGTACCAACAAAGTTGATACCATCCCCTGCTTCCACAACCTACTAATTTAAGGGCATAATCACAAGAACATAGATTGGATCACACCATTTTAATGTGTCACTTAaagataatattttaaaatgctgttatttaaatgcaaatgtattaaagtgtgttttttaataattgTCTTTGCAGTATACGCCCAGTATGAGGACCGCCTATCTATCTATGACTGATGCCCAGATCAGACACTTTGGGGCTGACCTCCAGGTGTAGCCTGCTACGTACTGAATCCTTTTCAGAAAAGCGCTGTCTGAGACTCTGGGTTCTTACCAAGAAGGCTGTCTTCATGGCATAATCCTGTTTACAGGGGCTACAGTATGCCATCCCAGTCTGAAACATGATAGCAGGCCATATGAGGCAATTACCTCAGTAACACACCAATGCAGTGCTCTCAAAAGCCCTGCGTGCAGTTCTGAACAGAGAGGCCCTATACAGGTTGATCTAACACTGTTGTTGATGTCATGATTTATGGCTCCATACATCATCATCTGCAATGTCCAATGTAAGCATGTATGTGAGCCAAATCAAGTCTTTGAACTGATTggatcaaaaaatgttttgttttttttgtctgtgtgtgtttgtttgattttgcttTTTCCTATATTCTGGTGGTCTGCATGGATATGATCATCAACATGGTCAGTACTTTGATGTTAAGTGCGATGGCTGAATATGACTAATACACACTCCTTCCATCATGGTAttttgatttttgcaatatcCCTACTCTACTTTGGAGGTAATTTTATTTCTTGATATTTTAGGCCTTCATGTAATTTTTAACGGTGccatatgaaataaaacaccatatttttgacttttgaaaaCAATGGATCATTGTAAAGAGGTCACTGACAGATAACATAGTTTTTTGTTGTAAACAGCCAAAGATGATACTCAGTTGATATGTGTGgttaattttatttctctgtttctagATGTGTAACTGTCACTGGTTTAAGCATCTCTTTTTTGTTGTAATACATGTGTTGCATTGTATGACCTGCTTATCAGGGATGAGTGGAATAGTCATAGCTGAGGAATTGATTGTTTTGATACATTTGGAGACTGTATAGCAGCTGCATGTGGAATATTACCCTGGACTGAATGAGCATAACAGAGTGGATTTTAATTCACATCCAGGGGTTTATAACTGAGCTGTGacacaacctcagcaacaataACCTTCAAGACAAAACtggtaatattttttttgtttactgtgttGTAGTGGTATTCCACTCTGAAATAATTGATTACATACACAACCCAGTGCCATTAGATACTGTCAGCTGGTAAAACATGAATGGAATATGAAGAAATTAGTAGTGTGTTTGCATCGACCCACAGTATCCTGTGGGTAAGAAATTGTACTCTTCAGTGTTGGAGAAATAGGCTGTATGCTGTTTTCTATGCTGGATGATGTATCAAACTAAACTGATGTATGACCATAAAATATATTCAACCACATGTGTTATTGTGCCATTATTCACTGCTATAACAGCCTGTAGGCTGGACTGTGTCTTGAATAGTTCACAAAATGAACTTATCAGACTTGCATGCAGGGCACGCCAGCTGCCTTCACAGCACAGTAATATAaacaattcaataaaaaaatattgtttccaCACAATTCGATAAAAACTGTCCTGTTGAAGCAGTGGGGTATGTGACTCATTTATTTGCCACCAGAGCCCATGTAAATGTGACTCAATGTGACTGGAGAGTTCTGGACCGAAACAAAACTATGCCAACTTCATTAAAAACTGTGACACCTGTAGGTTGAATTGATCAGCCCAGGCATTCTTCCgtcttcttgttttgtcagttaTTTTTGCAGTGTCATGATcgctgtccaaggtgctgatcctggaTCCCCTGGGGATTCAGGAACTGTCCATGGTTCTCACCCGGTCAATTACAGTGATGTCAGGGTGCAAATATGTTAGTTTGAAAGCTtgtcaataataaataatttctgcAGTTATAGTGtgtttaatctgacattttttttgagtTAATTATGAtcattatctatctatctacctatctatctatctatctgtctatctatctatagatatatagatatatatagagagagagagagagagagaggaagagagagagagagagagacagagagacacacacacacacacagagagagagagagagagagagagagagagagagagagggtagtCCTGTAATACCGTTGACTATGCATGAAATGTCCTGCCTCAGTTGCCGTAGGAAACACGGAAAAACTGTGGATATGGTGGAAGATGGTTAGCTTGCTAGCCGTTTTAGGCTGTTTATTTTCATGGCAAAATGTTTAGTAAGAAGTGATACTTTATCTGCTGATGAAGGAGAATGTGGCGGGGATGTGGCTAAATAATGGGAAACGTTTTTGGGAGAAAGAGTCGACCTTCTCGTGTAACGGAACAAGACAAAGCCATTTTGGTGAGCTGAAAGCGGTGGAAGCAGCAGATTAGTCCCGTTAGATGAATACAAGGCTAGTGTTAGCAGCCTGCAATATGGATTAGTATTAGCCGATGTGTTTACCATTGGATTTCACTGCAGTTAGTCATTAGACATAAATTATTTGTACGAGCAAAGTGTTCCCCAACATCTGTCTCTTCAACAGCAGTTCGAACACTGAATggacacaaaacaaataaagtccCTAACCTTGTAATGCAGTGCAAATCAGCCATATACTGAGTATGACCATTGTGAGATATATTCTTAATTTTTTATTAACAAGGTGTCCGATATGTACTGATTCAGCTCTGATCATGTATTAGGCCATACCTATCTGTTTTGTTATTCGTTTGCATTATGTTGAGAGATGTGAACATTGTGcatattttaaggattttttttggtcattgtGCTATGTAGTGTTTTGCAAACTAGtgagatatttatttttaactttactttttttccccccctagcaattgaaacagcagagagatAAGCTGAAGCAGTACCAAAAGAGAATCACTCTACAATTGGAGAAAGAGCGACTTCTGGCAAAGCAATTGCTAAAAGATGGCAGGAAAGAGTAAGTTTTAACAATACAGCAACATTTTGTCAGTACAGTTCAGATCTGAAATAATACTTATCACAGTGTAGGTTGACACCACTATGTAGGCAGGTAcagttattattaattattttattgtattatttttaaacaaatgtgtaCAGTTGACCAAAATGCACCTTTTACCTGTACCTCTACAATTGTATCTGGAGAACTCTATGTAGTGCTACACAGTGTGGGCATACCTCAGAAAATCCTAAGAATATCTTTACATTTatgtattaattcatttatttttttattgcagaaAGGCTTTGCTGCTTCTTAAGAAGAAGCGGTATCAGGATCAGCTTCTAGACAAGACAGAAAATCAGATTTCTAACCTGGAGCGCATGGTAAGAGTTGATTCcaagaaaagcaaagatttagttcattttaattcagttcaacttatttatttaaaaaccaaCCTCTCTAATAACTTAGAAAAAAAGGCAATAGCCAGTAAGCCACAGCTCATGGCTACATCTGATAGctatatccttttttttaaaaaaaaaaaaaagaaatgtgtttaacAAGAAGGACTCCATGTGAAtattaaaataagaaattaaCATTTCTAAAGGTGTCTCAATCATTCCACCATCTGACATGGAAGGAAACTCTGAGAGCTCTAATTTAATTTATGATTTGCTTCTGCTTTGTGCTGTAATCTCCCTTTGTGCTATAATTCAATCAAGCAGGTTTTCTACAAAATCCAAGCAAAATCCAAGCGGTAAAAAACAGGTAGAAAATGATAGAATGATAGATGTGTTGCCATTCTTggctgtttgtttacagtgaatTGCTGTCTCAAAGTCAATGTTGTAAGAAATGATTGGTTTTGAACTGTATATAGCATAACCACTGTGAAGTCAATTTTGTTTGGGAACATAAAAACAGCTTACTGACTTGACCATCTATAAAAGTTTGCAActtagttgtttttgtttgttatgcATGCCTTTAAGTTTGCAATTTGAATTTTTCACATGGTAATATTTGTCCACAGGTTCAAGATATTGAATTCATGCAAATTGAGAT contains:
- the ttyh2l gene encoding protein tweety homolog 2-like, whose protein sequence is MATARLDYVAPWWTYWLHNFPHFNFFFQTGDNTFRPEEASYQQSLIFLACIGAVGLGLSLLVLAVYLVCLCCCRKDVDDDAKRPDTCCVTWAAVITGLIICSAVGVGFYGNSETNDGVYQLTYSLYNANRTLGGINNLVAGSLGNVETGLKQHLQRLDEIFAARSDYLQALRFMQLMINNVIREMTALPDINKANVDLAAIADQTAFIEYCRWLTYLLLLILDLVICLAMCLGMAKQSRWLIIMIIAFVVLSLILSWASLGAGTATAVGTSDFCVSPDKFIVNQTKDFLSADVAHYYLFCSPNLPNPFQQSLTICQRSLTTMQIQIQGLMQFSVPLFPTAERDLLGIQRLLNSTEFSLHQLTALLDCRGIHKDYLDALMGVCYDGVEGLLYLSLFSLLAACALSAMLCAIFRVWTIMGSRDKEYDDIDEEDPFNPQARRISYNPRRSNIHSFCSYTSSLGSQASLHPPPQSASNVMPPPEYMNQSMLFGGSPRYENVPLIGRGSPPPSYTPSMRTAYLSMTDAQIRHFGADLQV